Proteins encoded by one window of Myxococcales bacterium:
- a CDS encoding energy transducer TonB — MDFGGWEQNKTDGLRLKRLAAGSVVGSIVVLSTLAVVAATAAKAYGLDHDDTIVEAAIVDSPEEEQKVDVAPEPAATDAPKPKPSANLLVQPTEVDDKLVEKTPVATDNPYAGVDPYAMLDSAARAPEPEKVKVEAAPTLVQKPKPVVQQHAAASGPVAVTEDVTPPRAISNTPPSYPADAKAAGIEGTVVIKYVVTETGAVTGVTAVRGPPELVAVCEAAVRSWRFMPAQKDGQSVAVTRVARFPFRIKT; from the coding sequence ATGGACTTCGGAGGCTGGGAACAAAACAAGACGGACGGGCTGCGCCTGAAGAGGCTCGCCGCGGGCTCGGTCGTTGGTTCCATCGTCGTCTTGAGCACCCTCGCCGTGGTCGCCGCGACGGCTGCCAAGGCCTACGGGCTCGACCACGACGACACGATCGTCGAAGCAGCCATCGTCGACTCCCCGGAAGAAGAGCAGAAAGTCGACGTGGCTCCCGAGCCAGCGGCGACCGACGCTCCCAAACCAAAACCCAGCGCGAACCTGCTCGTGCAACCGACCGAGGTCGACGACAAGCTGGTCGAAAAGACGCCTGTCGCCACCGACAACCCGTATGCCGGCGTCGACCCCTACGCCATGCTCGACAGCGCGGCGCGGGCCCCGGAGCCGGAGAAGGTGAAGGTCGAGGCCGCGCCAACGCTGGTGCAAAAACCGAAGCCGGTGGTCCAGCAGCACGCCGCGGCTTCCGGGCCCGTGGCCGTCACGGAAGACGTCACGCCGCCCCGCGCGATCTCCAACACGCCACCCAGCTATCCGGCCGATGCAAAGGCGGCGGGCATCGAGGGCACGGTCGTCATCAAGTACGTCGTGACCGAGACGGGCGCCGTTACGGGAGTGACGGCGGTGCGCGGGCCGCCCGAGCTCGTCGCGGTCTGCGAAGCCGCGGTCCGCAGCTGGCGTTTCATGCCCGCGCAAAAGGACGGCCAATCCGTGGCTGTCACTCGCGTCGCGCGTTTCCCCTTCCGCATCAAGACCTGA
- a CDS encoding PEGA domain-containing protein, giving the protein MRRRLPATVIVTLGLVLSSPRAAAQSSPEEHAAAPSDAEKQARAKARIDDARRAYQAGELAYQAGDFAAASENFSDAERLIPTPHAGYWLAMSLDRAGRIPEAIARFERLLADPNAGKIGPEKLEGARARLEELKKTPGKITLSTRPEGATVTVDGEKHAGVTPVLLELNPGRHKLSFALQGHDGLEVELDVPAGSKGAHTLDLLESVVPAPLPPKKARRLTATPRGHDVAITKPPSTTGAWIVAGAAGAATVAGGIFGVMALSAKSKYDGAPSDDHADDVARNSMLADICFGSALTLGLASLVMFTTSDGNEAPTSSGRIRPVRHLAVTPLLSPQGGGARAGFAF; this is encoded by the coding sequence ATGCGTCGAAGACTCCCTGCGACCGTCATCGTCACGCTCGGCCTTGTGCTGTCGTCGCCAAGGGCCGCTGCACAGTCGAGCCCCGAAGAGCACGCCGCCGCCCCATCGGATGCCGAGAAACAGGCCCGCGCCAAGGCCAGGATCGACGACGCGCGGCGGGCCTATCAAGCCGGCGAGCTCGCGTATCAAGCAGGGGACTTCGCGGCGGCCAGCGAGAACTTCTCCGACGCGGAACGACTGATTCCGACTCCACACGCGGGGTACTGGCTGGCGATGTCCCTCGATCGGGCGGGCCGGATCCCCGAGGCCATCGCACGCTTCGAGCGCCTGCTCGCGGACCCGAACGCAGGGAAGATCGGCCCGGAGAAGCTGGAGGGCGCCCGCGCACGCCTCGAGGAGCTGAAGAAGACTCCGGGCAAGATCACCCTCTCCACCAGACCCGAAGGGGCCACTGTCACCGTCGATGGAGAGAAGCACGCAGGTGTCACTCCAGTCCTGCTCGAGCTGAATCCGGGCCGCCACAAGCTGTCGTTTGCCCTCCAGGGTCACGACGGGCTCGAGGTGGAGCTCGACGTCCCGGCAGGCTCGAAGGGCGCGCACACCCTCGATCTTCTCGAGAGTGTGGTGCCCGCACCGCTTCCACCCAAAAAAGCCAGACGCCTGACGGCCACGCCGCGTGGACACGACGTGGCAATCACCAAGCCACCGAGCACCACGGGGGCCTGGATCGTCGCCGGCGCCGCGGGAGCTGCGACCGTCGCCGGCGGGATCTTCGGTGTGATGGCGCTGTCGGCCAAGAGTAAATACGACGGCGCACCCAGCGACGACCACGCCGATGACGTTGCACGAAATTCGATGCTGGCCGACATCTGCTTCGGCTCGGCGCTCACGCTCGGCCTTGCCAGCCTGGTGATGTTCACGACCTCCGATGGCAACGAAGCGCCGACGTCGAGCGGCCGCATTCGACCTGTCCGTCACCTCGCTGTCACACCGCTCTTGTCCCCCCAAGGCGGCGGAGCGCGTGCGGGCTTTGCATTTTGA
- a CDS encoding sigma-54-dependent Fis family transcriptional regulator: MTPEDWEKAQDEALHAAGIESLERRIMDLALERTGASNGAIFLWDRKAKGLSVDFHVVDGVVVNLPGVVLHERHDGRRNGIALTCYAQNEPYVCNDSRKDPNYATYFQDVLSILAVPIPYQDKPIGVITLSSKQVGAFKDEHVDELRGLAGASAKFLRRAQLYRATRDGSGRPFLIKGLSPEWLTVERQIEQVSPTNAPVLIHGESGTGKELTAAAIHFNSKRASAPFVAVNCAAIPETLLESVLFGHVRGAFTGASANKVGELEKANGGTLFLDELGELSMVLQPKLLRAMESGEVMPVGSNKPAGRVDVRIVCATNRDLPRMVSEGRFRDDLYYRLSVVTLELPPLRNYKDNLEILSQVFLQQAASRHGKPTPRLSPAAQHLLQAYDFPGNVRELKNCIEHAVIMAGVEVLPEHLPRSLAPAGKQKAAPRRSGTRQQSLAELRESCLAPVEEKYLTELLASCAGNVRRAAKVAGVDTVTLYRLLKKRGLRLERRLQAQSEDGVS; the protein is encoded by the coding sequence ATGACCCCGGAGGACTGGGAGAAGGCTCAGGACGAGGCACTTCACGCCGCCGGCATCGAGTCGCTCGAGCGGCGCATCATGGATCTGGCCCTCGAGCGCACCGGGGCGAGCAACGGCGCCATCTTCCTCTGGGATCGCAAGGCCAAGGGGCTCAGCGTGGATTTTCACGTGGTCGACGGTGTCGTCGTGAACCTCCCGGGGGTCGTGCTGCACGAACGGCACGACGGACGCCGAAACGGCATCGCGCTCACCTGCTACGCGCAGAATGAGCCCTACGTCTGCAACGACTCGCGCAAGGACCCCAACTACGCCACCTACTTTCAGGACGTGCTCTCCATCCTGGCCGTCCCGATCCCCTACCAAGACAAACCCATCGGGGTCATCACTCTATCGTCGAAGCAGGTTGGGGCGTTCAAGGACGAGCACGTCGACGAGCTCCGCGGCCTGGCGGGGGCGTCCGCCAAGTTCCTGCGCCGCGCGCAGCTCTACCGGGCGACACGCGACGGATCTGGCCGGCCGTTCTTGATCAAGGGACTGTCGCCAGAGTGGCTGACGGTGGAGCGGCAGATCGAGCAGGTGTCTCCGACCAACGCGCCGGTCCTGATCCACGGTGAGAGCGGGACGGGCAAGGAGCTGACCGCCGCCGCCATCCACTTCAACAGCAAGCGCGCGAGCGCGCCGTTCGTCGCAGTGAACTGCGCCGCCATTCCGGAGACGTTGCTCGAGAGTGTTTTGTTCGGGCACGTGCGCGGCGCGTTCACGGGGGCGAGCGCCAACAAGGTCGGAGAGCTGGAGAAGGCAAACGGTGGCACTCTGTTCCTCGACGAGCTCGGGGAGCTCAGCATGGTGCTCCAACCGAAGCTGCTCCGGGCCATGGAGTCGGGTGAGGTCATGCCCGTCGGCAGCAACAAACCCGCAGGTCGCGTCGACGTGCGGATCGTGTGCGCGACCAACCGCGATCTGCCACGGATGGTCAGCGAAGGTCGATTTCGGGATGACCTGTACTACCGGCTCAGCGTCGTCACCCTGGAGCTCCCGCCGCTCAGAAACTACAAGGACAACCTCGAGATCCTGTCACAGGTCTTCCTGCAGCAAGCGGCCTCGCGCCACGGCAAACCGACGCCGCGCTTGTCGCCCGCGGCGCAGCACTTGCTCCAAGCCTACGACTTTCCCGGAAACGTACGCGAGCTGAAGAACTGCATCGAGCACGCCGTGATCATGGCGGGCGTCGAGGTGCTGCCGGAGCATCTTCCGCGCTCGCTGGCGCCGGCGGGTAAACAGAAGGCGGCGCCGCGCCGTTCCGGTACTCGGCAGCAGTCACTGGCCGAGCTGCGAGAGAGCTGCCTCGCCCCGGTAGAGGAGAAGTATCTGACCGAGCTGCTGGCGAGCTGCGCGGGCAACGTGCGGCGCGCGGCCAAGGTGGCAGGCGTCGACACCGTCACCCTGTATCGGCTCTTGAAGAAGCGCGGGCTGCGGCTCGAGCGTCGGCTGCAGGCGCAGTCGGAAGATGGCGTCTCGTAG
- a CDS encoding SUMF1/EgtB/PvdO family nonheme iron enzyme, giving the protein MTDRMADPNEVAGDVRLGLTDTAWANVPLDDTLLAPAAQSAKRDAELHAAATKAPPALRYVLGDVLGVGGMGEVTMALDRETGRTLALKTLRVELAANAMAVRRFVTEARVTAQLEHPAVVPVYDLGVLPDRRLYYTMRIVRQRSLRSVLEHPSGREDWPLARLCTVFIQVCRAIAYAHSRGVVHRDLKPENILLGDFGEVYVADWGIAKVLGNAELTPSVAAGTADSSLTAVGAAIGTLGYMAPEQIRGEADLDGAADVFALGVILYELLTRSRPFDGPTAAAIVLATSHQEPSAPRFREPSCPAELEELCLSMLVKDRKHRLTDAGRVADAVELFLEGSKERARRREQAESLAGEAVEHSERHRKLGEEQDVIRSRARDALKHIKTWDPVEKKRPGWALEDRAREIDKEEARELAHASERFAQALGYDRESELVRRRMAELYWNQADRCERRRDEPGQIYYEELVREYDDGTYVAKLTAKATLSVDSHVRGADVIAHRLGERDRILRPDAGQLLGTTPVVDVTLEPGSWLLVLRKAGYRDVRYPVLARRGERFEATVNLYTDEEIGDGMVYVPGGSSLVGGDPEAFEPLPRQMVEVPDFAIGRFQVTFAEYLEFVADLELRDEAWAMKRLPRAMDTGEGAFAERDSEGRWVPRWDILVEGEKARELCRREEAGSVPVCCVDWFDAVAFCRWRSEREGRTVRLPTELEWEKAARGVDGRWFPWGDRFDPSFSKMRESRPGFGQPEPVGTFPTDESPYGVRDLAGGMRTWVGDLVGELTAERALLEPEPLPGQPFDQNQMRLSRNGAWNNLPNWCRSASRLRHVAGSRLTGLGMRVARTLSPRS; this is encoded by the coding sequence ATGACCGACCGTATGGCCGACCCGAACGAGGTGGCCGGGGACGTTCGACTCGGGCTCACCGACACGGCGTGGGCCAACGTACCTCTCGACGACACGCTCCTGGCGCCGGCCGCACAATCGGCCAAGCGCGACGCCGAGCTGCACGCGGCAGCGACGAAAGCTCCACCGGCTTTGCGCTACGTCTTGGGTGACGTGCTCGGTGTGGGCGGCATGGGTGAAGTGACCATGGCGCTTGACCGCGAAACCGGGCGGACGCTGGCGCTCAAGACTCTGCGCGTGGAGCTGGCAGCGAACGCGATGGCCGTGCGTCGCTTCGTGACTGAAGCACGAGTGACGGCGCAGCTCGAGCATCCGGCGGTCGTGCCCGTGTACGACCTCGGCGTTCTTCCCGACAGACGACTGTACTACACGATGCGGATCGTACGTCAGCGGTCGCTGCGCTCCGTGCTGGAGCATCCTTCCGGGCGAGAAGACTGGCCGCTGGCTCGGCTCTGTACGGTGTTCATCCAGGTCTGTCGGGCCATCGCTTACGCCCACTCGCGCGGGGTGGTCCACCGCGATCTCAAGCCCGAGAACATATTGCTCGGCGATTTCGGCGAGGTCTACGTCGCTGACTGGGGCATCGCGAAGGTACTCGGTAACGCCGAGCTCACGCCGTCGGTCGCTGCAGGCACAGCTGACAGCTCGCTGACCGCCGTGGGAGCCGCGATTGGGACCCTTGGCTACATGGCTCCCGAGCAAATCCGTGGCGAGGCCGATCTCGACGGCGCTGCGGATGTCTTTGCGCTCGGCGTGATTCTCTACGAGCTATTGACGCGCAGCCGCCCATTCGACGGGCCGACGGCCGCTGCGATCGTGCTGGCAACCTCTCATCAAGAGCCCAGTGCGCCGCGGTTCCGAGAGCCGAGCTGCCCAGCTGAGCTGGAGGAGCTCTGTCTGTCGATGTTGGTGAAGGACCGAAAGCATCGGCTGACCGACGCAGGACGAGTCGCCGACGCCGTGGAGCTGTTCTTGGAGGGCTCGAAGGAGCGGGCACGCCGACGCGAGCAGGCGGAGAGCCTGGCGGGAGAGGCTGTCGAGCACTCGGAGCGCCACCGGAAGCTCGGCGAGGAACAAGACGTCATTCGGTCTCGCGCCCGAGACGCCCTCAAGCACATCAAGACGTGGGATCCGGTCGAAAAGAAGCGCCCGGGGTGGGCGCTCGAGGACCGAGCGCGAGAGATCGACAAAGAGGAGGCACGAGAGCTCGCGCACGCTTCGGAGCGCTTCGCGCAAGCCCTGGGATATGACCGCGAGAGCGAGCTCGTTCGGCGAAGGATGGCGGAGCTCTATTGGAATCAGGCGGATCGCTGCGAACGTCGCCGTGACGAGCCTGGTCAGATCTACTACGAGGAGCTAGTCCGCGAATACGACGACGGAACGTACGTTGCGAAGCTCACCGCGAAGGCGACGCTGAGCGTGGACAGCCACGTGCGTGGCGCCGACGTCATTGCACATCGCCTCGGGGAGCGAGATCGAATCCTGCGCCCGGACGCTGGCCAGCTCTTGGGGACGACCCCCGTCGTGGACGTCACGCTCGAGCCCGGAAGCTGGCTGCTCGTGCTGCGAAAGGCGGGCTACCGCGACGTACGCTACCCCGTGCTCGCGCGCCGCGGCGAACGCTTCGAAGCGACGGTCAATCTCTACACGGACGAGGAGATCGGCGACGGGATGGTGTACGTCCCCGGCGGGAGCTCCCTGGTAGGAGGGGACCCGGAGGCATTCGAGCCGCTCCCACGACAGATGGTAGAGGTCCCGGATTTCGCGATCGGGCGCTTCCAGGTCACGTTCGCCGAGTATCTGGAGTTCGTCGCAGACCTGGAGCTTCGGGATGAAGCATGGGCAATGAAGCGGCTGCCACGGGCGATGGACACCGGGGAGGGAGCTTTCGCCGAGCGCGACTCCGAAGGCCGCTGGGTGCCCCGTTGGGACATCCTGGTGGAAGGCGAGAAAGCCAGGGAGCTGTGCCGCCGCGAGGAGGCAGGGAGCGTCCCGGTGTGCTGCGTGGACTGGTTCGACGCCGTCGCGTTTTGTCGCTGGCGGAGCGAGCGCGAGGGGCGGACCGTTCGTTTGCCGACCGAGCTCGAGTGGGAGAAGGCAGCGCGCGGCGTCGATGGTCGATGGTTCCCGTGGGGCGACCGTTTCGACCCGTCGTTTTCCAAGATGCGCGAGTCGCGGCCGGGCTTCGGGCAGCCGGAGCCCGTTGGGACGTTCCCGACGGATGAGAGCCCGTACGGCGTGAGGGATCTCGCCGGCGGAATGCGCACGTGGGTCGGCGACCTGGTCGGCGAGCTCACGGCGGAGCGGGCCTTGCTCGAGCCCGAGCCCTTGCCAGGGCAGCCCTTCGACCAGAACCAAATGCGCCTGTCCCGCAACGGAGCTTGGAACAATCTGCCGAACTGGTGTCGCTCCGCGTCGCGCCTGCGACACGTCGCGGGCAGCCGTTTGACCGGTCTCGGCATGCGAGTCGCTAGGACGCTGTCTCCCCGCTCATGA
- a CDS encoding TonB family protein — translation MARRFTLVRFALLSVALLAPVLPRTVAAQPDVVVPRLEHDRGAAYPRRALAERFYERVEVMLILELDKDGNVERASVESPHGHGFDEAALEAAKALRFSPARRAGAPVKARIRFRYLFEPPPPELSVQVVDATSGKPVAGVRVKVQAADGSERTLATAKDGRLSTRDLPPGVARISAESAEHGAQSTEAKLVPGDDTVVSFRLEPAAAPAGEQAERIEVVVRGHRPAPSVKSFSREEVRQIPGTFGDPFRAIEAMPGVTPLASGLPFFYVRGAPPGNVGYFLDGVRVPYLYHVGFGPSVVHPGLVERVDLYAGGYPARFGRFAGGIVAAEATAPRPELHGEGNLRLFDAGGLVEAGFADGRGTVLVGGRYSYTAALLSLVAPEVELAYRDYQARVSYDLSPRDRLTLFSFGAYDLLGRERNGELSVLFGTEFYRLDLRHDHETGHGSLRTAFTLGLDRTANAFLAGEQRKVTTQMLGARTVLEHRLDDEVLLRAGTDGNVERYRTSASKYADPDNPATQAFEDNFPPRTDLVFGVWSDLVLGVTRDIELVPGARVDLYRSQSASAVAVDPRISARFTVSNDVRIIHAYGIAHQPPSFVLPIPGLTPGHLENGLQQSLQTSAGVEVDVADATTASLTLFYNAFFHMTDAAGSRPQRGPPTQELDERATGRAVGAELFVKRKLTKQLGGFLSYTLSRSTRALGNEEFPSNFDRTHVLNAALGYDLGRGWRPGGRVVFYTGTPLETSQNDAASSPPRTTSGIERSPAFFRLDVRLEKRWILGQSTWISFVAEVLNATLSKERFGDEEIGPITIPSVGAEVGF, via the coding sequence TTGGCTCGCCGATTCACCCTGGTCCGCTTCGCGCTGCTCTCGGTCGCGCTGCTCGCTCCCGTGCTCCCGCGAACAGTCGCCGCTCAGCCCGACGTGGTCGTGCCACGGTTGGAGCACGACCGCGGCGCTGCCTACCCGCGCCGCGCCCTCGCCGAACGCTTCTACGAGCGCGTCGAGGTGATGCTGATCCTCGAGCTCGACAAGGACGGCAACGTCGAGCGCGCCAGCGTGGAGAGCCCGCACGGACACGGCTTCGACGAAGCTGCGCTCGAGGCGGCGAAGGCGCTGCGCTTCTCGCCGGCTCGGCGCGCGGGCGCTCCCGTCAAGGCGCGCATTCGCTTCCGCTACCTGTTCGAGCCGCCGCCACCCGAGCTCTCGGTGCAGGTGGTGGATGCGACCTCCGGCAAACCCGTGGCTGGAGTCCGGGTCAAGGTCCAGGCCGCTGACGGCAGCGAACGCACTCTGGCGACGGCGAAAGACGGGCGGCTCAGCACCCGCGACTTGCCGCCCGGGGTGGCGCGCATATCGGCGGAGAGCGCCGAGCACGGGGCGCAGTCCACCGAGGCGAAGCTCGTTCCGGGCGACGACACCGTGGTGTCGTTTCGGCTCGAGCCCGCCGCTGCGCCAGCGGGCGAGCAGGCCGAGCGGATCGAGGTCGTGGTGCGCGGGCACCGACCAGCACCCTCGGTGAAGTCGTTCAGCCGGGAGGAGGTGCGACAGATCCCCGGCACGTTCGGCGACCCGTTTCGTGCCATCGAGGCCATGCCTGGGGTCACGCCGCTGGCGTCCGGTCTGCCCTTCTTTTACGTGCGCGGCGCGCCCCCGGGCAACGTCGGCTACTTCCTCGACGGCGTGCGCGTTCCGTACCTCTATCACGTGGGGTTCGGCCCCTCCGTCGTGCACCCGGGGCTGGTCGAGCGTGTGGATCTGTACGCGGGCGGCTATCCGGCGCGCTTCGGGCGTTTTGCCGGCGGCATCGTGGCCGCCGAAGCAACGGCACCGCGACCCGAGCTGCATGGTGAGGGCAACCTGCGTCTGTTCGACGCCGGCGGGCTGGTCGAGGCTGGCTTCGCGGACGGGCGTGGCACGGTGCTGGTGGGTGGGCGCTACTCGTACACTGCCGCCCTGCTCTCGCTGGTCGCGCCGGAGGTGGAGCTCGCGTACCGGGACTATCAGGCACGCGTCTCTTACGACCTGTCCCCGCGCGATCGCCTGACGTTGTTCTCCTTCGGCGCCTACGACCTGCTGGGGCGGGAGCGCAACGGCGAGCTCAGCGTGCTGTTCGGAACTGAGTTCTACCGGCTCGATCTCCGGCACGATCACGAGACGGGTCACGGCTCGCTGCGCACTGCGTTCACCTTGGGGCTCGACCGCACCGCGAACGCGTTCCTCGCCGGTGAGCAGCGCAAGGTCACCACACAAATGCTGGGCGCGCGTACGGTGCTCGAGCACCGCCTCGACGACGAAGTGCTGCTGCGCGCCGGCACCGACGGCAACGTCGAGCGCTACCGCACCAGCGCCTCGAAATACGCCGATCCGGACAACCCGGCGACCCAGGCCTTCGAGGACAACTTTCCTCCGCGCACCGATCTGGTCTTCGGGGTCTGGAGCGACCTCGTGCTCGGCGTGACGCGGGACATCGAGCTCGTCCCGGGAGCACGCGTCGACCTGTACCGCTCGCAATCGGCCAGCGCGGTCGCGGTAGATCCGCGGATCTCGGCGCGCTTCACCGTATCGAACGACGTGCGCATCATCCACGCCTATGGGATCGCGCACCAGCCGCCCTCGTTCGTGCTGCCGATCCCGGGGCTCACGCCGGGCCATCTCGAGAACGGCCTGCAGCAGAGCTTGCAGACCAGCGCCGGAGTCGAGGTGGACGTCGCCGACGCGACGACCGCGAGCCTGACGCTGTTCTACAACGCCTTCTTCCACATGACCGACGCCGCGGGCTCTCGACCTCAGCGCGGGCCGCCCACGCAGGAGCTCGACGAGCGCGCCACGGGCCGGGCGGTGGGCGCGGAGCTGTTCGTGAAGCGCAAGCTCACCAAGCAGCTCGGCGGGTTCCTTTCCTACACCCTCTCGCGCTCGACGCGCGCCCTCGGCAACGAGGAGTTCCCCAGCAACTTCGACCGCACACATGTGCTCAACGCCGCGCTGGGCTACGATCTGGGTCGCGGCTGGCGCCCCGGAGGTCGCGTCGTGTTCTACACCGGCACACCACTCGAGACCTCGCAGAACGACGCCGCGAGCTCGCCCCCGCGGACAACGAGCGGCATCGAACGCTCGCCCGCGTTCTTCCGACTCGACGTGCGGCTGGAGAAGCGCTGGATACTGGGTCAGTCGACCTGGATCTCGTTCGTGGCCGAGGTGCTCAACGCGACGCTCAGCAAGGAGCGCTTCGGCGACGAAGAGATCGGCCCCATCACCATTCCCAGCGTCGGCGCGGAAGTGGGGTTCTAG
- a CDS encoding TonB-dependent receptor, giving the protein MHGPRLVAAVLFSAPCLVAQPHDDQHARSAPHEHTTAPEPDPANAPVSAPPEALPVESHHHDEPIEVVVKDDARDPHAASRLVVGRRELDFRPKRRPSDILEAAPGLFVAQHAGGGKATQFFLRGFDADHGTDVAFYADGIPINFVSHGHGQGYSDLNFIVPELVVGLDIYKGPYYAELGDFATAGAVNLRLVEVFPESFASYSLGQYGVQRIVLAASPNLGEGWRNVVAGEITTQDGPFENPERYRRFNVFLRTTRDLGLHSKLALTWMSYGGRWNGSGQIPARAVCGEGEAGLDPPSSFGEPCLDRFGSVDPSEGGQTQRHTASVAYSLDAHGATISALAYATKYRWNLYSNFTFFDRDPINGDGIEQTDDRVQIGGDFRVRRHVHFVGSQFTTNVGIQVRADSIDNGLYDQRARERIRERVRSNIEESQIGVFAEEDLRLTKNLRFIAGLRIQRIDAAVEDQREDVSTLGTRTSGSSGATLTLPKLTAVVSPVEEWELFGNAGRGFHSNDARGTVLSTGRVDLMTPAMGYEVGTRVRPMRGLSLYTSAFLLDLDSEQVWVGDEGTTEASAETRRTGVEIGARAHLWNWFFADLDATFTRAVFVSNAGNGSSVALAPTRTLTAGVGVRPKLGDYTPFGALRVKSLADRPATEDESLTAEGYTLIDAEAGLRWSFIEAAIDVQNVLGTTWREVNFATESRMGYEPAPVTGIHYAPGWPRTVIGRVTLYWP; this is encoded by the coding sequence ATGCATGGGCCGCGCCTGGTCGCTGCCGTTCTCTTCTCTGCACCGTGTCTCGTTGCGCAGCCACATGACGACCAGCACGCACGCTCCGCCCCCCACGAGCACACGACCGCCCCCGAGCCCGACCCCGCCAATGCACCGGTCTCCGCGCCCCCGGAGGCCTTGCCGGTGGAGTCGCACCATCACGACGAGCCCATCGAGGTCGTCGTCAAAGACGACGCGCGAGACCCACATGCAGCATCGCGGCTCGTCGTGGGGCGCCGCGAGCTCGACTTCCGCCCCAAGCGCCGCCCCTCCGACATCCTCGAAGCGGCCCCCGGTCTGTTCGTTGCCCAGCACGCAGGGGGTGGCAAAGCGACGCAGTTCTTCTTGCGCGGTTTCGACGCGGACCACGGCACCGACGTTGCTTTCTACGCGGACGGCATCCCAATCAACTTCGTGAGCCACGGCCATGGGCAGGGCTACTCAGATCTGAACTTCATAGTGCCCGAGCTGGTCGTCGGCCTCGACATCTACAAGGGTCCCTACTACGCCGAGCTGGGTGACTTCGCGACGGCGGGCGCCGTCAACCTGCGCCTCGTGGAGGTCTTCCCGGAGAGTTTCGCCAGCTACTCCTTGGGGCAGTACGGAGTCCAACGAATCGTCCTGGCAGCGTCCCCGAACCTCGGAGAAGGTTGGCGCAACGTCGTTGCCGGTGAGATCACCACCCAAGACGGTCCCTTCGAGAACCCAGAACGCTATCGCCGCTTCAACGTGTTCCTGCGCACGACGCGAGATTTGGGCCTGCACTCCAAACTTGCGCTGACCTGGATGAGCTACGGCGGGCGCTGGAACGGCTCTGGGCAAATCCCCGCGCGCGCCGTGTGCGGCGAAGGCGAGGCCGGTCTCGATCCGCCGTCGAGCTTTGGAGAACCGTGCCTCGACCGCTTCGGGTCCGTCGACCCCTCCGAGGGCGGGCAAACTCAGCGCCACACCGCTTCGGTCGCCTACTCCCTCGATGCGCACGGTGCGACCATCTCCGCCCTGGCCTACGCCACGAAGTACCGCTGGAACCTGTACTCGAATTTCACCTTCTTCGATCGCGATCCCATCAACGGGGACGGCATCGAGCAGACCGACGACCGCGTTCAGATCGGCGGGGACTTTCGAGTGCGTCGCCACGTGCACTTCGTCGGCTCCCAGTTCACGACCAACGTGGGCATCCAGGTGCGCGCGGACAGCATTGACAACGGCCTCTACGACCAGCGCGCGCGAGAACGCATCCGCGAGCGAGTCCGTTCCAACATCGAGGAGTCCCAGATTGGCGTGTTCGCCGAGGAGGATCTTCGGCTCACCAAGAACCTGCGCTTCATCGCCGGGCTCCGGATCCAACGCATCGACGCTGCCGTCGAGGATCAGCGCGAGGACGTGTCGACCCTCGGCACCCGTACCAGCGGCAGCTCCGGCGCGACCTTGACCCTGCCCAAGCTGACCGCGGTCGTCTCCCCGGTCGAGGAGTGGGAATTGTTCGGCAACGCAGGACGGGGATTTCACTCCAACGACGCGCGGGGCACCGTGCTTTCGACCGGTCGCGTCGATTTGATGACGCCCGCCATGGGCTATGAAGTCGGCACGCGCGTGCGCCCCATGCGCGGGCTCAGTCTATACACCTCGGCGTTCCTCCTGGATCTCGACTCAGAGCAGGTCTGGGTCGGGGACGAAGGCACGACCGAAGCCTCCGCAGAGACGCGCCGCACGGGCGTCGAGATCGGCGCCCGGGCGCATCTGTGGAACTGGTTCTTTGCGGACCTGGACGCGACCTTCACTCGCGCGGTGTTCGTGAGCAATGCCGGCAATGGCAGCTCGGTGGCCCTCGCGCCGACGCGCACGCTGACGGCCGGCGTTGGCGTCCGACCCAAGCTCGGCGACTACACGCCCTTTGGCGCCCTTCGAGTGAAGTCGCTGGCCGACCGCCCAGCCACGGAAGACGAAAGTCTCACCGCTGAAGGATATACGCTCATCGACGCCGAAGCCGGCCTGCGCTGGAGCTTCATCGAAGCCGCCATCGACGTGCAGAACGTCCTCGGCACGACCTGGCGCGAGGTCAACTTCGCAACGGAGAGCCGAATGGGGTACGAGCCCGCGCCGGTCACCGGCATCCACTACGCGCCGGGTTGGCCCCGCACGGTGATCGGCCGTGTCACGCTGTACTGGCCCTGA
- a CDS encoding EutN/CcmL family microcompartment protein translates to MILGRVTGTVVSTVQHAFYQGRKQLIVRACTPDGAFDGETYVVAVDLVGAGVGEMVIVEDEGNSARQLLEVENAPVRSVVVGIVDEVSQA, encoded by the coding sequence ATGATCCTGGGACGCGTCACGGGTACCGTCGTGAGCACGGTGCAGCACGCCTTCTACCAGGGGCGGAAGCAGCTCATCGTGCGGGCCTGCACCCCCGACGGCGCCTTCGACGGCGAGACCTACGTGGTCGCCGTCGACCTCGTGGGGGCGGGCGTGGGCGAGATGGTCATCGTCGAAGACGAGGGCAACAGCGCGCGACAGCTGCTCGAGGTCGAGAACGCGCCGGTGCGCTCCGTGGTGGTGGGGATCGTCGACGAAGTGAGCCAAGCGTAG